The Nocardioides salarius genome includes a region encoding these proteins:
- the nadA gene encoding quinolinate synthase NadA, with translation MTTVDLPLLPLGRGVDLQSERGVECPGDLPAASDPDLVARARAAKEALGERVFVLGHHYQRDEVIQFADVTGDSFKLAREAAARPDAEFIVFCGVHFMAESADILTSPDQQVVLPDLAAGCSMADMARLQQVETAWDAMAEAGIQDAVVPVTYMNSSADIKAFCGRNGGVVCTSSNAEVALEWAYDQLPDVEGGAKVLFLPDQHLGRNTAVLQMGLTLEDCVVWDPHRPSGGLTPEQLRDAKMILWKGHCSVHGRFSPDVVDALRAQDPDIQILVHPECRHEVVLKADLVGSTEFIIQTIEAAPAGSSWAIGTELNLVKRLADSHPDKSIAFLDRTVCYCSTMNRIDLPHLVWALESLAAGTVVNRIEVDADTEREALVALERMLALPGRTAKD, from the coding sequence ATGACGACCGTCGACCTCCCGCTGCTGCCGCTGGGCCGTGGCGTCGACCTGCAGTCCGAGCGCGGGGTCGAGTGCCCCGGTGACCTGCCGGCCGCGTCCGACCCCGACCTGGTCGCGCGTGCGCGCGCGGCGAAGGAGGCCCTCGGCGAGCGCGTCTTCGTGCTGGGCCACCACTACCAGCGCGACGAGGTCATCCAGTTCGCCGACGTCACGGGCGACTCCTTCAAGCTGGCCCGCGAGGCCGCGGCCCGCCCCGACGCCGAGTTCATCGTCTTCTGCGGCGTGCACTTCATGGCCGAGTCGGCCGACATCCTGACCTCCCCCGACCAGCAGGTCGTGCTGCCCGACCTCGCGGCCGGATGCTCGATGGCCGACATGGCCCGCCTGCAGCAGGTCGAGACCGCCTGGGACGCGATGGCCGAGGCCGGCATCCAGGACGCCGTGGTGCCGGTGACCTACATGAACTCCAGCGCCGACATCAAGGCCTTCTGCGGGCGCAACGGCGGCGTCGTGTGCACCTCCAGCAACGCCGAGGTCGCGCTGGAGTGGGCCTACGACCAGTTGCCCGACGTCGAGGGTGGCGCCAAGGTCCTCTTCCTGCCCGACCAGCACCTGGGCCGCAACACCGCCGTGCTGCAGATGGGCCTCACCCTCGAGGACTGCGTGGTCTGGGACCCGCACCGCCCCAGCGGCGGCCTGACCCCCGAGCAGCTGCGCGACGCCAAGATGATCCTGTGGAAGGGCCACTGCTCGGTGCACGGCCGCTTCTCCCCCGACGTCGTCGACGCGCTGCGCGCCCAGGACCCTGACATCCAGATCCTGGTGCACCCCGAGTGCCGTCACGAGGTCGTGCTCAAGGCCGACCTGGTCGGCTCGACCGAGTTCATCATCCAGACCATCGAGGCCGCCCCGGCCGGCTCGTCGTGGGCCATCGGCACCGAGCTCAACCTCGTCAAGCGCCTGGCCGACAGCCACCCCGACAAGTCCATCGCCTTCCTCGACCGCACCGTGTGCTACTGCTCGACGATGAACCGCATCGACCTGCCGCACCTGGTCTGGGCGCTCGAGTCGCTGGCGGCCGGCACCGTGGTCAACCGCATCGAGGTCGACGCCGACACCGAGCGGGAGGCGCTGGTCGCCCTCGAGCGGATGCTGGCGCTGCCCGGTCGCACCGCCAAGGACTGA
- a CDS encoding sensor histidine kinase, producing the protein MLEQLSDHAPVVEDRRRVLEIDRYQVLLDPPRSDLVALVDIAAQVADVPLATINLITDVAQHQIATKGFDASVCTREDSMCNVVLHEGVPVVVPDASQDPRFADNPFVTGEIGDVRFYATHQLVTPHGVVIGTLCVFDTVPREITDDQERALAELAERVVDLLELELRTRELASSVCELERVRDELQRSNSQLTAFAGQVSHDLRNPLTAVRMSLSMLAEEVEAGGLDPVTAEYLVGRAEKGAERMQALIDDLLAYARIGGQIASKPVDLGGLVQDVRDDLAEALGGASLEVGGLPVVTGDPVQLRAVVQNLVANAAKFVPAGQSARIRVHARPAAAGWRVEVVDHGLGIAPEDRERVFEPLTRTHADVPGSGIGLATVRRVVDAHGGTIGIEETPGGGTTVWFELPSREQ; encoded by the coding sequence GTGCTGGAGCAGCTGTCGGACCACGCCCCCGTCGTGGAGGACCGGCGCCGGGTCCTGGAGATCGACCGCTACCAGGTGCTGCTCGACCCGCCCCGCAGCGACCTCGTCGCGCTGGTCGACATCGCGGCCCAGGTCGCCGACGTGCCCCTGGCGACCATCAACCTGATCACCGACGTCGCCCAGCACCAGATCGCCACGAAGGGATTCGACGCCTCCGTGTGCACCCGCGAGGACTCGATGTGCAACGTGGTGCTGCACGAGGGCGTCCCGGTGGTGGTCCCCGACGCCTCCCAGGACCCCCGCTTCGCCGACAACCCGTTCGTCACCGGGGAGATCGGCGACGTGCGCTTCTACGCCACCCACCAGCTCGTCACCCCGCACGGAGTGGTGATCGGGACCCTGTGCGTCTTCGACACCGTGCCCCGTGAGATCACCGACGACCAGGAGCGTGCCCTGGCCGAGCTGGCCGAGCGGGTCGTCGACCTGCTCGAGCTCGAGCTGCGCACCCGTGAGCTGGCCTCGTCGGTCTGCGAGCTCGAGCGGGTGCGCGACGAGCTGCAGCGCTCCAACAGCCAGCTGACAGCCTTCGCGGGCCAGGTGAGCCACGACCTGCGCAACCCGCTCACGGCGGTGCGGATGTCGCTCTCGATGCTCGCCGAGGAGGTCGAGGCTGGAGGGCTCGACCCGGTCACGGCCGAGTACCTCGTCGGGCGGGCCGAGAAGGGGGCGGAGCGGATGCAGGCGCTGATCGACGACCTGCTCGCCTACGCCCGCATCGGTGGCCAGATCGCCAGCAAGCCGGTCGACCTGGGCGGGCTGGTCCAGGACGTGCGCGACGACCTGGCCGAGGCGCTGGGCGGTGCGAGCCTCGAGGTCGGCGGGCTGCCGGTGGTCACCGGCGACCCGGTGCAGCTGCGGGCCGTGGTGCAGAACCTGGTGGCCAACGCCGCGAAGTTCGTACCCGCGGGCCAGAGCGCCCGGATCCGCGTGCACGCGAGGCCGGCCGCTGCCGGCTGGCGCGTCGAGGTGGTCGACCACGGGCTCGGCATCGCGCCCGAGGACCGTGAGCGCGTCTTCGAGCCGCTCACCCGCACCCACGCCGACGTACCCGGCTCGGGGATCGGCCTCGCGACGGTTCGTCGCGTGGTCGACGCGCACGGCGGGACCATCGGGATCGAGGAGACGCCCGGCGGCGGCACCACGGTGTGGTTCGAGCTGCCGTCCCGCGAGCAGTAG
- the pspAB gene encoding PspA-associated protein PspAB: MGFLDSILGRSRPKQADLDALFGVPSAAITLQASLGLRPTGLGSVCYRAAGGAAFAETEAEILTLLRNAADAPEVSTSHDEFGYTWLVVDDDPDDVGGLVTDLHAVNTTLESQGFGPGLLCSLVPFEDAAGRRVGLVYLYKQGTFYPFAPQPGGARQRDSLLEINLRETLSGELPVEQQASRWLALWGAPGL; encoded by the coding sequence GTGGGTTTCCTCGACTCCATCCTGGGCCGCAGCCGGCCCAAGCAGGCCGACCTCGACGCGCTGTTCGGGGTGCCGAGCGCCGCGATCACGCTGCAGGCCTCGCTGGGCCTGCGGCCCACCGGGCTCGGCTCGGTCTGCTACCGCGCGGCCGGTGGGGCGGCCTTCGCCGAGACCGAGGCCGAGATCCTGACGCTGCTGCGCAACGCCGCCGACGCCCCCGAGGTCAGCACCTCCCACGACGAGTTCGGCTACACGTGGCTGGTCGTCGACGACGACCCCGACGACGTCGGGGGCCTGGTCACCGACCTGCACGCGGTCAACACCACCCTGGAGTCGCAGGGCTTCGGGCCGGGGCTGCTGTGCTCGCTGGTGCCCTTCGAGGACGCCGCCGGACGCCGCGTCGGTCTGGTCTACCTCTACAAGCAGGGCACCTTCTACCCCTTCGCCCCGCAGCCCGGTGGCGCGCGGCAGCGCGACAGCCTGCTCGAGATCAACCTGCGCGAGACGCTGAGCGGGGAGCTGCCGGTCGAGCAGCAGGCGTCGCGCTGGCTCGCGCTGTGGGGTGCGCCGGGCCTCTAG
- the htpX gene encoding zinc metalloprotease HtpX, which translates to MARTRFVGDAGLTARMTLVMFLLGLLFVVLVGSLMAVAGGYGGTGLAMIVGLAGIGVAVYQWWSSDTVAMKAMRAREVSPEQAPELHGMIDRLCAMADMPKPRVGVADSRIPNAFATGRSPDRSVVVVTTGIMNTLTAEELEGVLAHELSHVAHRDVLVMTVASSAGIAAGMLTSGARYGMLFGGNRRDNNNSALPVWLVILLVSVVVYAVSFVLLKLLSRYREMAADRAGAYLTMKPQALASALQKITGEMEAVPQKDLRASSAMNAFFIAPAIKGVSMRSLTSTHPSLEQRLEQLAKIQAELGRPTG; encoded by the coding sequence ATGGCACGCACGCGTTTCGTCGGCGACGCCGGGCTGACCGCCCGGATGACGCTGGTCATGTTCCTGCTCGGCCTGCTCTTCGTGGTGCTGGTCGGCTCGCTGATGGCGGTGGCCGGCGGGTACGGCGGCACTGGTCTCGCGATGATCGTCGGCCTGGCCGGCATCGGGGTCGCGGTCTACCAGTGGTGGAGCAGCGACACCGTGGCCATGAAGGCGATGCGGGCCCGCGAGGTGAGCCCCGAACAGGCGCCCGAGCTGCACGGCATGATCGACCGGCTCTGCGCCATGGCCGACATGCCCAAGCCCCGCGTCGGCGTCGCCGACTCCCGCATCCCCAACGCCTTCGCCACCGGCCGCTCCCCGGACCGCTCGGTGGTGGTCGTGACCACCGGCATCATGAACACGCTCACCGCCGAGGAGCTCGAGGGCGTCCTCGCCCACGAGCTGTCCCACGTGGCCCACCGCGACGTGCTGGTGATGACCGTGGCGTCCTCGGCCGGCATCGCCGCCGGCATGCTCACCTCCGGTGCGCGCTACGGGATGCTCTTCGGCGGCAACCGGCGCGACAACAACAACAGCGCGTTGCCGGTCTGGCTGGTGATCCTGCTGGTGAGCGTCGTCGTGTACGCCGTCAGCTTCGTGCTGCTCAAGCTGCTCTCGCGCTACCGCGAGATGGCCGCCGACCGGGCGGGCGCGTACCTGACGATGAAGCCGCAGGCGCTGGCTTCTGCGCTGCAGAAGATCACCGGTGAGATGGAGGCGGTGCCGCAGAAGGACCTGCGTGCCAGCTCGGCGATGAACGCCTTCTTCATCGCCCCGGCGATCAAGGGCGTCTCGATGCGCAGCCTGACCTCCACCCACCCCAGCCTCGAGCAGCGCCTCGAGCAGCTGGCCAAGATCCAGGCCGAGCTCGGCCGCCCGACGGGCTGA
- the pspAA gene encoding PspA-associated protein PspAA, protein MIVRILGEGQLDVPDEAMERLNTLDAEVEAAVEAGDEAAFTTALAALLEAVRAEAAPHQLDSLDESDLILPPADATMAEVAQMLSGDGLIPG, encoded by the coding sequence ATGATCGTCCGCATCCTCGGCGAGGGCCAGCTCGACGTCCCCGACGAGGCCATGGAGCGCCTGAACACGCTGGACGCCGAGGTCGAGGCGGCCGTGGAGGCCGGCGACGAGGCCGCCTTCACCACGGCGCTCGCCGCGCTGCTGGAGGCGGTGCGTGCCGAGGCCGCCCCGCACCAGCTCGACAGCCTCGACGAGTCCGACCTGATCCTGCCCCCGGCCGACGCCACGATGGCCGAGGTCGCGCAGATGCTCAGCGGCGACGGGCTGATCCCGGGCTGA
- a CDS encoding PspA/IM30 family protein, with protein MSLWKRMTLIFRSKANTALDRAEDPRQTLDYSYQRQLDLLSKVRRGVADVATSRKRVELQMNQLQQQSDKLQAQAQKAISVEREDLAREALTRKSALTQQIDDLRAQHAQLQGEEEKLTLAQQRLQAKVESFRTRKETIKATYTAAEAQTRINEAMSGIGEEMGDVGMAIQRAEDKTANMQARAGAIDELIASGALDDASSLNRGDDISRELDAMSSHSDVEAELARLKGSAQPGQLESGGDILDSQPEGEKVERPEDRA; from the coding sequence ATGAGCCTCTGGAAGCGCATGACCTTGATCTTCCGCTCGAAGGCCAACACGGCCCTCGACCGCGCGGAGGACCCGCGTCAGACCCTCGACTACAGCTACCAGCGCCAGCTGGACCTGCTCTCCAAGGTACGTCGCGGCGTCGCCGACGTGGCCACCTCGCGCAAGCGCGTGGAGCTGCAGATGAACCAGCTGCAGCAGCAGTCCGACAAGCTGCAGGCCCAGGCGCAGAAGGCGATCTCGGTCGAGCGCGAGGACCTGGCCCGCGAGGCGCTGACCCGCAAGTCGGCGCTGACCCAGCAGATCGACGACCTGCGCGCCCAGCACGCGCAGCTGCAGGGCGAGGAGGAGAAGCTCACCCTGGCCCAACAGCGGCTGCAGGCCAAGGTCGAGTCCTTCCGCACCCGCAAGGAGACGATCAAGGCGACCTACACCGCCGCCGAGGCGCAGACCCGCATCAACGAGGCGATGTCGGGGATCGGCGAGGAGATGGGCGACGTCGGCATGGCGATCCAGCGCGCCGAGGACAAGACGGCCAACATGCAGGCGCGCGCCGGCGCCATCGACGAGCTGATCGCCTCCGGGGCGCTCGACGACGCGAGCTCGCTGAACCGCGGCGACGACATCTCCCGCGAGCTCGACGCGATGAGCAGCCACTCCGACGTCGAGGCCGAGCTGGCCCGGCTCAAGGGCTCCGCCCAGCCCGGCCAGCTCGAGAGCGGGGGCGACATCCTCGACTCGCAGCCGGAGGGCGAGAAGGTCGAGCGTCCCGAGGACCGGGCATGA
- a CDS encoding DUF3043 domain-containing protein, translated as MFRRSKSEPVPDTTSSAVPGAGPTTERPSTKGRPTPTRKEAEAMARARAKPPRTRREMAQAQRSARGESTARVKAGMKAGEERYLMARDKGPVRRFTRDFVDARFSFVELMIPILLVTMVLSYSGNAGLASFGSSVLLLAMLLVVMDMVLLRFRLRRELVARFPDDSHKGTTYYAITRAMQMRFMRLPKTQVKIGQSLPEHYR; from the coding sequence TTGTTCCGTCGCAGCAAGAGCGAGCCCGTCCCGGACACCACCTCCTCCGCCGTCCCCGGCGCCGGGCCCACGACCGAGCGGCCCAGCACCAAGGGTCGCCCCACGCCGACGCGCAAGGAGGCCGAGGCGATGGCCCGGGCCCGGGCCAAGCCGCCGCGGACCCGCCGCGAGATGGCCCAGGCCCAGCGCTCGGCGCGCGGCGAGTCGACCGCCCGGGTCAAGGCCGGCATGAAGGCCGGCGAGGAGCGCTACCTGATGGCCCGCGACAAGGGCCCGGTGCGCCGCTTCACCCGCGACTTCGTCGACGCCCGCTTCTCCTTCGTCGAGCTGATGATCCCCATCCTGCTGGTGACGATGGTCCTCAGCTACTCCGGCAACGCCGGGCTGGCCAGCTTCGGCAGCTCGGTGCTGCTGCTGGCGATGCTGCTGGTGGTCATGGACATGGTGCTGCTGCGCTTCCGCCTGCGTCGTGAGCTCGTCGCACGCTTCCCCGACGACTCGCACAAGGGCACCACCTACTACGCCATCACCCGCGCCATGCAGATGCGCTTCATGCGCCTGCCCAAGACGCAGGTCAAGATCGGGCAGAGCCTGCCCGAGCACTACCGCTAG
- a CDS encoding aldo/keto reductase family protein: MEIRNLGKSGLKVSAISYGNWLTHGSQVEEDAALACVRQALDEGITTFDTADVYANTAAETVLGKALAGERREGLEIFTKVYWPTGPGAHNDHGLSRKHIMESIDASLRRLQTDHVDLYQAHRYDHETPLEETMEAFADVVHAGKAHYIGVSEWRAEEIRAAHALARELRIPLVSNQPQYNLLWRVIESEVVPTCEELGMGQVVWSPIAQGVLTGKYRVGQDHPAGSRATDEKGGDKMISRWLQDDVLQRVEKLEPLAEQAGLSMAQLAVAWVLQNPNVSSAIIGASRPEQVSDNVKAAGVRLDDDLMAAIDEAVAPVVERDPAKTVSPARREFG, translated from the coding sequence ATGGAGATCCGCAACCTCGGAAAGAGTGGCCTGAAGGTCTCGGCCATCTCGTACGGCAACTGGCTCACCCACGGCTCGCAGGTCGAGGAGGACGCCGCGCTGGCCTGCGTGCGCCAGGCCCTCGACGAGGGCATCACCACGTTCGACACGGCCGACGTCTACGCGAACACCGCGGCCGAGACGGTGCTGGGCAAGGCCCTCGCCGGCGAGCGCCGCGAGGGCCTGGAGATCTTCACGAAGGTCTACTGGCCCACCGGCCCCGGCGCGCACAACGACCACGGGCTCTCGCGCAAGCACATCATGGAGTCGATCGACGCCTCGCTGCGTCGCCTCCAGACCGACCACGTCGACCTCTACCAGGCGCACCGCTACGACCACGAGACGCCCCTGGAGGAGACGATGGAGGCCTTCGCCGACGTCGTGCACGCCGGCAAGGCGCACTACATCGGGGTCTCGGAGTGGCGCGCCGAGGAGATCCGCGCGGCCCACGCGCTGGCCCGCGAGCTGCGCATCCCGCTCGTCTCCAACCAGCCGCAGTACAACCTGCTGTGGCGCGTCATCGAGTCCGAGGTGGTGCCCACCTGCGAGGAGCTCGGCATGGGCCAGGTCGTCTGGTCCCCGATCGCGCAGGGGGTGCTGACCGGCAAGTACCGCGTCGGCCAGGACCACCCGGCGGGCTCGCGCGCGACCGACGAGAAGGGCGGCGACAAGATGATCAGCCGCTGGCTGCAGGACGACGTGCTGCAGCGGGTCGAGAAGCTCGAGCCGCTGGCCGAGCAGGCCGGGCTGTCGATGGCCCAGCTGGCCGTCGCCTGGGTGCTGCAGAACCCCAACGTCTCGTCGGCGATCATCGGCGCCAGCCGGCCCGAGCAGGTCAGCGACAACGTCAAGGCCGCCGGGGTGCGCCTCGACGACGACCTGATGGCCGCCATCGACGAGGCCGTCGCGCCCGTCGTCGAGCGCGACCCGGCGAAGACGGTCTCACCCGCTCGGCGCGAGTTCGGCTGA
- a CDS encoding GNAT family N-acetyltransferase — translation MSSPTADVSVRVAWAEDAAAVAALQLRAWPVMYAGLVPAESLPSGPEALEAVTAAWTQALARPADARHRTLVALERNRVVGFAITTPATDPDCDPVSDGELTELVLDPEERGKGHGSRLQQAAVDTLRADRFTRAVTWLVATDDTTRAFLVGAGWDSDGAHRELDLDGSGTVTVKQVRLHTALV, via the coding sequence ATGAGCAGCCCCACCGCCGACGTGTCCGTGCGCGTGGCCTGGGCCGAGGACGCCGCGGCCGTCGCCGCCCTGCAGCTGCGCGCCTGGCCGGTGATGTACGCCGGGCTGGTCCCCGCCGAGTCGCTGCCCTCGGGCCCCGAGGCCCTCGAGGCCGTGACCGCCGCGTGGACCCAGGCCCTCGCGCGCCCGGCCGACGCCCGGCATCGCACCCTCGTGGCGCTCGAGCGCAACCGCGTGGTCGGCTTCGCGATCACCACGCCGGCCACCGACCCCGACTGCGACCCGGTCTCCGACGGCGAGCTCACCGAGCTGGTCCTCGACCCGGAGGAGCGTGGCAAGGGCCACGGGTCGCGGTTGCAGCAGGCGGCCGTCGACACGCTGCGCGCCGACCGCTTCACCCGGGCCGTGACCTGGTTGGTGGCCACCGACGACACGACCCGAGCCTTCCTCGTCGGCGCCGGCTGGGACAGCGACGGGGCGCACCGCGAGCTCGACCTCG